One Fuerstiella marisgermanici DNA window includes the following coding sequences:
- a CDS encoding GNAT family N-acetyltransferase yields the protein MTQQRFKRFRMELDLRAVDLPPAVLPDGYRWVTWRTILSERHAQVKWRSFRNDLDGRVFECLTNIDGCRRLITEIGKQAKFCPMATWMVAFQPELSWPADDCGTIQGIARPGGIGSIQNIGVVPEHRGMGIGRAILLKSLEGFWQCGCNTATLEVTALNRVAVSLYRSLGFRITRVLYRAAERGKVITGTERLPGNAESELTIA from the coding sequence ATGACACAGCAACGCTTCAAACGATTTCGCATGGAGCTGGACCTTCGCGCGGTCGATCTGCCTCCGGCTGTGCTGCCGGACGGTTATCGGTGGGTCACATGGCGAACAATTCTTAGCGAACGTCATGCTCAGGTAAAATGGCGATCGTTCCGCAACGATCTGGACGGCCGAGTCTTCGAATGCCTGACAAACATCGACGGTTGTCGCCGTCTGATCACGGAGATCGGTAAGCAGGCAAAGTTTTGCCCGATGGCTACGTGGATGGTCGCTTTTCAGCCCGAACTTTCGTGGCCAGCGGACGACTGTGGCACCATTCAGGGAATCGCTCGCCCCGGTGGCATTGGTTCGATTCAAAACATCGGCGTCGTGCCGGAGCACCGCGGCATGGGCATCGGCCGAGCGATTCTGTTGAAGTCACTGGAAGGCTTTTGGCAGTGTGGCTGTAACACGGCGACGCTGGAAGTGACCGCGTTAAACCGGGTTGCAGTTTCGCTATACCGATCGCTTGGATTTCGGATTACTCGAGTCCTTTACCGAGCGGCGGAGCGCGGCAAGGTGATCACCGGCACGGAACGTCTGCCCGGCAACGCAGAATCAGAACTGACGATCGCGTGA
- a CDS encoding undecaprenyl-diphosphate phosphatase, whose amino-acid sequence MELTEYVHAVILGVVQGIAEFLPISSSGHLVIADALLREYSDSSAPTESVTMGIALHFGTLLSILVVYRDDLIKLLTDKRLMTLIVIATIPVGLVGVLLKDYVDEAFGSPLLAGCALMVTAAFLLIGRRLQTSGRQLSDMTIGTASLIGIFQAIAIIPGISRSGSTIAAGMATGLNREHAARFSFLIAIPAIGGASVVQMKDLFTGEAALPASPWPLILGTMVAFIVGLAALRLLIRLVVADRLHLFAYYCIGAGCLTIVWQLLK is encoded by the coding sequence ATGGAACTTACGGAATACGTCCACGCGGTGATCCTCGGCGTGGTGCAGGGCATCGCCGAATTCTTGCCAATCAGTTCGTCGGGCCATCTGGTCATTGCGGATGCATTGCTTCGCGAATACAGCGATTCTTCAGCGCCCACCGAAAGCGTGACGATGGGCATTGCGCTGCACTTCGGCACGCTGCTGTCAATTTTGGTCGTGTATCGCGACGACCTGATCAAGCTGTTAACAGACAAACGACTGATGACGCTGATCGTAATCGCCACGATCCCGGTTGGGCTGGTCGGAGTTCTCCTGAAGGATTACGTCGACGAAGCCTTTGGCAGTCCTTTGCTGGCCGGCTGCGCATTGATGGTCACGGCCGCATTTCTGTTGATTGGCAGGCGACTGCAAACGTCCGGCCGACAGTTGTCAGACATGACAATCGGCACAGCCTCACTGATCGGCATCTTTCAGGCAATCGCCATCATCCCCGGAATTAGCCGTTCGGGAAGCACCATTGCGGCGGGAATGGCGACCGGATTGAACCGTGAACACGCCGCTCGCTTCAGCTTTCTGATCGCAATTCCGGCCATCGGCGGAGCGTCTGTGGTGCAAATGAAAGATCTGTTCACCGGTGAAGCAGCGCTTCCCGCCAGTCCGTGGCCACTAATTCTGGGCACAATGGTGGCGTTTATCGTCGGCCTGGCTGCTCTTCGATTGCTGATCCGACTTGTCGTGGCCGACCGTCTGCACCTGTTCGCCTATTATTGTATTGGTGCGGGCTGCCTCACGATCGTATGGCAGTTATTGAAATAA